A region of the Clupea harengus chromosome 7, Ch_v2.0.2, whole genome shotgun sequence genome:
CTAGGCTATAGCCTTACTTCATAGATACCTCCAGCctccaagccccccccccccccccccccccccacctggaAATGTTTGCCTGACTGACAAACAATGGCTGGGAATGAGCCAGACGGCCGTTTGCCAATAGCagccccccctttccccctcatCAGGGCTCGATGTGAGATGGCCAGCGCACACATCCTGCCTTTGTGGGCCAGGAATCCCAAGAATCCCGACTGTGTgccttcctcctctctacctCCACCCCTCCCAAGACTAGGTGCTCCCAAACATCTCCACGACGACTGTGGCCCATCATACCccactttctgtctgtgtgcttatgTAAAGCGatttgtgtgcgcatgtgtatgcttgcatgtgtgtttctgtgtgtgtgagtgtgtgtgtgtgtgcagagcctTTTACTATTCCCCTTCATCATTTTTACGCTTTTGTGGCCTTGAGAAATATAGGCTGTTTAGGTTGTTCCCACTAGAAGTTATTGAACAGACTGGCTCTACACTTAGCAGGGGATGTAATGGAATTATCTCAACTGCAGTCTTtttttgtagtagtagtagtagtagtaaaaagaatgcattttttttatccccCATTCTACCTTGCATGTTTTCTGTAGACACGATAGAGTAGTGCTATTCCACAAACATGTTTTGGTTTGCCGAGGAAAATACCTGCGGTCCAGAGACAGTACGCAGTAAAAGCAAAACCAGACATATTAGGTCTGTGTGTTAACACCGACCTCATGAAAAGTGCTAAATTCCTTTTCCTGTTATTTGTTTCATAACTGCTAGCCAAGGCCTAATGTGAGGGCTTCCTGACCAGGAACAAAAACACTTTTCATGTTCTTATGGGATGACAAAGAGAATGTTTGGTTTTTCCTACGAAAACATGGGAACCTGTGTGAACAGCCTGGGTTTCCTGGAATGTGGCTGTTTGGTAAGATTTGAGGGCAATGCTGGTACTCACCAGGAAGTGTCTTAAGCAGAAGGTGTTTCAGGATAGGAGgtattgtgtgtgaaagagagtgtgtatgtgtcggtgGATGTAATCGTGTGCActcaaatgtgtgtctgtgtgttgtttgcagGGAGTTTCTCGGTTCATTGTCTGCATCACCACTTCCTGTTATAAAAAATGCTTTACTCAGACTGGGGTTTCCCTCAAAGTTTTGCTGCAAAGCTAAAACCTTACATTGATATGTTGCACACCTCCTTGAAAGATGTATGACTGTCTTTTATACCAGAATTTTGTATCCATTATCCataaaactatatatatatatatattgctacATATTGCTTATCTTCCTGTTCTATTGTATTAGCCACTCTGTCCAGATTTCTTCACGTACCACCAAATGAATGCAGATcaacagcaaaacaacaaaTCTTCTTCAAGCACACCAACAACTTTGCTCATGTTGTTGTCACCATAGTCCATAGACAGGTTGTAATTCATCAGCCATTTCCTCTAGCACTGCACCCTgccttccctccttcctccagAGAGGTGTGGTGATGTCACGGAGGGGGctgagggggagtgtgtgtgtgtgtgtgtgtgtgtgtgtatgtgtatgtgtgtgtgtctgtgtgcgtggtgGTGTGGGCTGTCTGAGAGCCTCTATAAGGTGAGGTGCTGGATGGGAGATTCTCTCATCTCACTGGAGCTGGGTGGCACCGGGAGCTTAGCCTTTGAGAagccacaaagagagagaagctgacTGGTGCAAATCTCAATGCACTCACTTTAGACTCCCGGCTGGCtttgcttaacacacacacacacacacacacactgacagacaagcAAATAGGTAGAGACACACAGTGAAGAGACACTGTTAGCATATTGTGCAGGTAGACTTTTTTTGGAGAGTTTTTTTGGATTTAAGAGTGTCAGTACAGCTGTTGATCTTTGCTGCAGATTTTTCTTACTTCAGCACCGGATCACTGAAGCTATCACTTGGATCTCTACATAACATCTGGAAAATCAGTATATTTTTGCCAACATAATCCAAAAAGAGGAATGTTTTCTATGGAGAATCTAGTGAAGAAGACACTCATCGTTGCTTTACTGGCGTTTTTGGGCTCAGCACTGGTGGTGAGTTTTGTCTTCTAATTTTTACTGTTTGTCTGCCAGTGACTCACTTTTCCCCTGCTGATGGTTGTTGCAGCTGGGTACATTTTAGCACAGTGTTTTTTGTGGAGGAAGGATAGTAAAACAATTTAGACCATACTGTTTATATAAAATGTACAATACCTCATGCAGCATTTATAATTATCAGTGCGGTTTAAGTGAGGTTTTGTTTGAATTCTTCTGAAATGAACACCTCTTTTGTTTCCACTCACACTGCAAATCTGACACTGCTTAATAGTTCATAGACACACTTGTGATTCAGTAAATTCCGAGTAACAGCGTTGAAAATAAACTAGTGAGACAAAAATATGTAGAACGGCAATCAACTCATATTTATTTTGAGGTCAGAACTCAGTGAGGGTTCAGTGCCTTAATACTGATGTCACCTCACTCAGAATTCCTTTTGGTGGAATGATATCAGTGAATGAGTCAGTCACCCCAGGCACAGTGTAGCTTTGTGTTCGCTGTCCTCGCAGCTAACGCTCACCACCCCCTCCTGTGGCGTGGTCCTCATAGGTGGAGGGCGGCTGTCCGGCTCAGTgctcctgccccccctcccctccctcctgccctATGGGCGTGAGCTGGGTGACGGACGCCTGCGGCTGCTGCAGAGTGTGCGCTCAGCAGTTCAACCAGGACTGCGGCCCCAACCTGCCCTGTGACCACATCAAGGGCCTGCACTGCCACCTGGGGGCCGGGGGCGACCCGGAGCGGGGCCTGTGCCGAGGTGAGATTGGGGGGGATTTAGAATGGGCTCTTTGTGCTTGATGTAAGGGGTGGTGGTGTTTTACACGACCTCTCAcccttcacctttgacctttgacctctgtggTTAGCCCAGGCCCAGGGTCGGCCGTGCGAGTTCAACGGTCACGTTTACCAGCACGGGGAGGACTTCCAGCCCAGCTGCCAGCACCAGTGCAGCTGCATGGACGGCGTGGTGGGCTGCATGCCCCTGTGCCCGCACCAGGTGCCACTGCCCGACTGGCGCTGCTCCAGCCCCATGCTGGCCACCCTGCCCGGGCGCTGCTGCcaggagtgggtgtgtgacgACAGCAACCACATCAGCGAGGAGCCGCGGGAGCCTGGGCAGACGTCTCTCCCCACAAACCACATCAGCAAGCACCTCCCAACACACCACCGGCCGAGCACCGGCTTCTCCTTTCAAGGTAGGGAAAGAATGCTTACATCATATTGCATGCCCTGACTTACCAATTTATATGACCTTTTACCAGACATTTAGACCATTAAGCCAGATTTTTGGCAATAAAGTAATGAGTGAGTAATGAAACCAATGCTACGGAGTGACAGTTATAGTTGACATAGTTGTGTTGCTTATTCTCTCCCACAGAGTGGTTGTCTCTTCCCGTAGCCCGTGTGATAGTCCCCCAGACCGCCTGTTTCCAACAGACCACTGAATGGTCCGAGTGTTCTGCCACGTGTGGCTTTGGCGTCTCCAGCCGAGTCACCAATGAAAACCCAGAGTGCCGCCTGGTCAAAGAGACACGGTTTTGCCAGATTCGGGAGTGTGGTGTTACTGGTGCTGTCAAGGTAAGAACACGGTGTACCCCCTTTGAACTGCTTACTGAGAACATTCCCTGTTTTCTCATAGTCATCCCACTTGTTTGATCTAGTATTAGGATTTGAAGTACCTCTCACACAAAATGACTAAATTATTTCACAAGAATGATGACAGAAAAAGATGCTTCACTTTTCTCACTTTTCTCACTTGTCTCTCTTCTCATGGGTTTGATTGGTTTCATTCAAGAAAGGGAAGAAGTGTCGGCGCACCGTGCGTCCTCGGGAACCGGTGAACATCACGTTCGCCGGCTGCACCACGGCCCGGCGCTATCGGCCGCGCACTTGCGGCTCCTGTGTGGACGGCCGCTGCTGCTGGCCCGCTCAGAACCGCACTGTTCGCCTGCGCTTCCAGTGCCCCGACGGCGAGAGCGTCACCCGCAGCGTCATGTGGATCCAGCGCTGCCGCTGCAGCCGGAGCTGCCCGTCCCCCGACGCCGGCGTCCAGGCCGGGCCCTCGGTCAGCCTGCACAACGACATCCACACCTTCCAGGGATCACCATCGCTGGAATAAAACCAGCCAGTCCTGCCAacacctcccccccacccccaacccaatCCTGGACAGGCTAGGAGCCTGGCTTGCCTCTCTGTGACTGATGGATGACTAGAGTGTCCACTACCTTACAGCAGACCACCAGTGGAGGAAGCACTGCCTCTCGTGTGGTTGAGCCCTTCTCCACAGAGCACTGGCCTTCATCTATGTCAagaacagccccccccccccaaagctaaCCTTTGATAAGATGTTAAGATTATTCGCTTG
Encoded here:
- the ccn1l2 gene encoding cellular communication network factor 1, like 2, translated to MFSMENLVKKTLIVALLAFLGSALVVEGGCPAQCSCPPSPPSCPMGVSWVTDACGCCRVCAQQFNQDCGPNLPCDHIKGLHCHLGAGGDPERGLCRAQAQGRPCEFNGHVYQHGEDFQPSCQHQCSCMDGVVGCMPLCPHQVPLPDWRCSSPMLATLPGRCCQEWVCDDSNHISEEPREPGQTSLPTNHISKHLPTHHRPSTGFSFQEWLSLPVARVIVPQTACFQQTTEWSECSATCGFGVSSRVTNENPECRLVKETRFCQIRECGVTGAVKKGKKCRRTVRPREPVNITFAGCTTARRYRPRTCGSCVDGRCCWPAQNRTVRLRFQCPDGESVTRSVMWIQRCRCSRSCPSPDAGVQAGPSVSLHNDIHTFQGSPSLE